From the Desulfosalsimonas propionicica genome, the window ATGCCCGGCAGCAGTTCAGTGTCCGGATTGGGAATCACCGATCGCAGGCGGATGGTTCCGGTCTGCGGGTCGACAAAAAGATCAGCAGCATCGAGTGCGCCGGCATGGGGATAGGGTTCTTCTGAACTGCCGGGCAACAAAGACACGCGATATTCGGTTTCAGGCTTTCCCTTCATCCGGTCGGCCATGATGCGCTGCTGCACTTGCCGGGCTTCTGAGGCCGATTGGGACAGGTCGACATAGACCGGGTCCAGCTGCCGGATCGTTGCAAGAGCGGCCTGCTGCCCGGCGGTGACCAGCGCCCCCCCGGTTACGGCCGACGGCCCGATATAGCCGCTGATCGGGGCGTAGACCTTTGTGTAGTCGAGATTGATTTTTGCGGTCCGCACTGCGGCTTGGGCCAGCGCGACTGCCGCCCTGGCCTGCTCCAGATCGGCCATGGCGTTGTCGTAGGCCTGCTCGCTGATCTCTTTGGCGCCGATCAGGCGTTCGTAGCGGCCGGCCAGGGCGGCCGCGTTTTTCAGCTTTGCCCTGGCATCCTGCAGCCCGGCCTGGGCACTCTGCAAGTCGGCCTCATAGCGGGCCGGATCGATCTGGTAGAGCTGCCGGCCTTTTTCGACAAAGCTGCCTTCCCTGAATAGCCGGGATTCGATGATGCCGCCTACCTGGGGCCTGATCTCGGCTATACGATACGCTTTTACCCGGCCGGGCAGTTCATTGGACAGCGTGATCTGCTGCGGCTTCACCGTGATGTATCCCACCTCGGGCGGGGCTGCGGCGGCTTCTGATTCAGGACCGCCGCCTTTCTGGTCTTCGGGATTCTGATCGGCACAAGCCAAAAACGGGATGACGCATGCCAGAATGAATAACACGCTCAGATAAAATCTCATTTCAAAACCTTGTAACATTCGGACTGCAGCCAAAAGTTCCCCCTCATGAACCGGTTTTTCGGCAACGCCCCGTATGCGATTGGTCAACCGCCAACAGGTTGATAAGGGTCTCCGGTTCCGGCTATTTCTGAAGGGTTTCGCTTTCAAAACGTTTAACTGTGATGTATACCATGAAATTCAATTAACCGGACCGGAAAAATTCAGTGATCCGGGCAAAAAATGCGGTTTTCCATTGGCCCGGTGCCGGGGATATAAAATTCCAGCCCCCGGCTTGACCGATGCTGCGGGGCCTGCTAAGAAAAAACCAACCTTTGGAAAAAACCAGGACATCATGGATCCGCACCCTTTTTTGGAAAATATCGCCATTGTTTTAAACCGGCCCAGGTATCCGGAAAACATCGGGGCCGCGGCCCGGGCCATGTGCAACATGGGCCTGGGCCGCCTGATCGTGGTCAGCCCGGAAAACTTTGACACCAGCCGGATTCTCACCCTGGCCACGCACGCGGCCGCAGACCTGGCAAACGGCATCGAAGTTTTTGATGATCTACAGACCGCGCTTGGCGGCTTCAGCTACGTGGCCGGCACTACCGCCCGGCTCGGGGGGCGGCGGCAGGTCCTTTCCTCCCCGGAAAAAACAGCTGCAAAACTGA encodes:
- a CDS encoding efflux RND transporter periplasmic adaptor subunit produces the protein MRFYLSVLFILACVIPFLACADQNPEDQKGGGPESEAAAAPPEVGYITVKPQQITLSNELPGRVKAYRIAEIRPQVGGIIESRLFREGSFVEKGRQLYQIDPARYEADLQSAQAGLQDARAKLKNAAALAGRYERLIGAKEISEQAYDNAMADLEQARAAVALAQAAVRTAKINLDYTKVYAPISGYIGPSAVTGGALVTAGQQAALATIRQLDPVYVDLSQSASEARQVQQRIMADRMKGKPETEYRVSLLPGSSEEPYPHAGALDAADLFVDPQTGTIRLRSVIPNPDTELLPGMFVRASLELAGAMEAIIVPQKSVIIEPDGTNSVWVIGEGDQAEKRGVKTGAACKNNWVIREGLEAGDRVIVEGTMMLRQATVVEPIALEEKKDPGNNPDPEGAGKTGPSGKNRS